The Brasilonema sennae CENA114 genome includes a region encoding these proteins:
- a CDS encoding TetR/AcrR family transcriptional regulator → MGRPTKEKSLRQQDVIEAAIACLEKEGESALGVNRVARELGIKPPAIYKHLDGNAGLRRAVVLAIWRKYLTYSQEQMAGLSEPHALLRAGGHATRNFARLHPALYKVMMQFQLQPTEPDAAALIQESLGLLKKSLQLYELNDSQLIDVMRMVNAAIYGFISLEQAGLMTLEHSTDTSYEVMLNALIVAIEHIRHESA, encoded by the coding sequence ATGGGTCGTCCCACGAAAGAAAAATCTCTGAGACAACAGGATGTAATTGAAGCGGCGATCGCCTGCTTAGAAAAAGAGGGAGAATCTGCTCTTGGGGTGAATCGAGTCGCGCGGGAATTGGGAATCAAACCACCCGCGATTTACAAGCATCTCGATGGAAATGCAGGACTCCGGCGAGCAGTGGTATTGGCAATTTGGCGAAAATATTTAACGTACAGCCAGGAACAAATGGCTGGACTGAGTGAACCTCATGCTTTACTAAGAGCAGGCGGACATGCAACTCGTAACTTTGCGCGATTGCATCCAGCACTGTACAAGGTGATGATGCAATTTCAGTTACAGCCAACTGAACCGGATGCTGCTGCACTTATACAAGAATCTCTTGGCTTACTCAAAAAGTCACTACAACTGTATGAGTTAAATGACAGCCAATTGATTGATGTCATGCGGATGGTGAACGCTGCAATTTACGGTTTTATTAGTCTAGAACAAGCAGGATTAATGACACTAGAGCACTCGACGGATACCAGTTATGAAGTTATGCTCAATGCTCTAATCGTTGCGATCGAGCATATCAGACATGAAAGCGCTTAA